In Vibrio diazotrophicus, the following proteins share a genomic window:
- the rimM gene encoding ribosome maturation factor RimM (Essential for efficient processing of 16S rRNA): MSMKGKETMSKQNERIVVGKFGATYGIRGWLKVFSYTDNPESIFDYAPWFVNHKGESVEYKVEGWKRHNKGLVAKLEGLDVREDAHLLTNFEISIDPAVLPELPEDEFYWRELFGMQVVTTQGYDLGKVTDMLETGSNDVLVVKANLKDAFGQKERLIPFLEEQVIKNIDRTAQRIEVDWDPAF; encoded by the coding sequence ATGTCGATGAAAGGTAAAGAAACAATGAGCAAACAAAACGAGAGAATTGTTGTAGGCAAGTTTGGAGCTACTTACGGCATTCGTGGTTGGCTTAAGGTTTTTTCCTATACAGACAATCCGGAAAGTATTTTTGATTACGCCCCTTGGTTTGTTAACCACAAGGGTGAGTCAGTTGAATATAAAGTAGAAGGCTGGAAGCGTCACAACAAAGGTCTTGTAGCAAAACTAGAAGGTCTTGATGTTCGTGAAGATGCGCATCTGCTGACGAACTTTGAAATTTCAATTGATCCTGCAGTACTACCAGAATTGCCAGAAGATGAATTCTACTGGCGTGAATTGTTCGGCATGCAAGTGGTAACCACCCAGGGCTACGACCTTGGTAAAGTTACTGACATGTTAGAAACAGGCTCGAACGATGTTCTCGTAGTTAAAGCAAATCTGAAAGATGCTTTCGGACAAAAGGAACGATTAATCCCGTTCCTTGAAGAGCAAGTGATCAAGAATATTGATCGCACAGCTCAACGGATCGAAGTTGACTGGGATCCAGCGTTTTAA
- the rpsP gene encoding 30S ribosomal protein S16 yields the protein MVTIRLARHGAKKRPFYQIVVADSRNAATGRFIEKVGFFNPTATGQEEGLRLDLDRVNHWVSQGATVSDRVAKLVKDAQKAA from the coding sequence ATGGTAACCATTCGTTTGGCACGTCACGGCGCTAAGAAGCGTCCATTCTATCAAATCGTTGTTGCAGACAGCCGCAACGCAGCTACTGGCCGCTTCATTGAGAAAGTAGGTTTCTTTAACCCTACTGCTACTGGTCAAGAAGAAGGCCTACGTCTAGATCTAGACCGTGTGAACCACTGGGTATCACAAGGCGCTACTGTATCTGACCGCGTAGCTAAACTAGTTAAAGACGCTCAAAAAGCGGCTTAA
- the ffh gene encoding signal recognition particle protein, with translation MFENLTDRLSKTLKNISGKGRLTEDNIKETLREVRMALLEADVALPVVRDFVNRVKESAVGVEVSKSLTPGQEFIKIVRSELEKVMGESNEALNLAAQPPAVILMAGLQGAGKTTSVGKLSKLLKERDKKKVLVVSADVYRPAAIKQLETLATDLGVDFFPSSADQKPIDIANAAIDHAKKKFYDVLIVDTAGRLAIDEQMMAEIKDLHKAIDPVETLFVVDAMTGQDAANTAKAFGDTLPLTGVILTKVDGDARGGAALSVRHITGKPIKFLGVGEKTDALEPFHPDRVASRILGMGDVLSLIEDLQRNVDQDKAEKLAKKFKEKKGFDLEDFREQLGQMKNMGGMMGMLDKLPGMSQLPAGVKDKVDDGMFKQMEAIISSMTMKERRNPDLIKGSRKKRIASGSGTQVQDVNRLLKQFTQMQKMMKKMQKGGMKGMMRNMQGMMGGMGGMGGGGGGFFGR, from the coding sequence ATGTTTGAGAATTTAACGGATCGACTATCCAAGACGCTGAAAAATATCAGCGGCAAAGGACGTCTTACAGAAGACAATATTAAAGAGACCCTGCGTGAAGTTCGCATGGCACTATTGGAAGCTGACGTTGCACTTCCTGTAGTTCGTGATTTCGTAAACCGTGTTAAAGAGAGCGCGGTAGGTGTCGAAGTTTCTAAATCGCTGACCCCAGGCCAAGAATTCATCAAGATCGTACGTAGCGAACTTGAAAAGGTCATGGGTGAATCCAACGAAGCGCTTAACTTAGCCGCTCAGCCACCGGCTGTGATTCTGATGGCAGGTTTGCAAGGTGCTGGTAAAACAACCAGTGTTGGTAAACTGTCTAAGCTATTAAAAGAGCGTGATAAGAAGAAAGTGCTGGTGGTTTCTGCCGACGTTTATCGTCCAGCGGCGATCAAACAGCTAGAAACTTTGGCAACAGATCTCGGTGTTGACTTCTTCCCGTCTTCAGCTGACCAAAAGCCAATTGATATTGCGAATGCGGCTATTGACCATGCGAAGAAAAAATTCTACGACGTATTGATTGTCGATACAGCAGGTCGTCTTGCTATCGATGAACAAATGATGGCGGAAATCAAAGACCTGCATAAAGCAATCGATCCTGTTGAGACGCTGTTTGTTGTCGATGCTATGACAGGTCAAGATGCGGCAAACACGGCTAAAGCATTCGGTGACACACTGCCACTAACGGGTGTAATTCTTACCAAAGTGGATGGTGATGCTCGTGGTGGTGCAGCTCTGTCTGTACGTCATATCACTGGAAAACCAATTAAATTCTTGGGTGTGGGTGAAAAAACTGACGCTCTAGAGCCATTCCATCCAGATCGTGTTGCTTCCCGTATTCTAGGTATGGGTGACGTTCTGTCACTGATTGAAGACTTGCAACGTAATGTTGACCAAGATAAAGCGGAAAAGCTAGCTAAGAAGTTTAAAGAGAAAAAAGGCTTCGACCTAGAAGACTTCCGTGAACAACTTGGCCAAATGAAAAACATGGGTGGCATGATGGGCATGCTGGATAAGCTTCCGGGCATGTCTCAGCTTCCTGCCGGTGTTAAAGATAAAGTTGATGACGGTATGTTCAAGCAGATGGAAGCCATTATCAGCTCTATGACGATGAAAGAACGTCGTAACCCTGATTTGATCAAAGGTTCGCGTAAGAAACGTATTGCGTCAGGTTCTGGTACACAGGTGCAAGACGTTAACCGCCTATTAAAGCAATTCACTCAGATGCAAAAGATGATGAAAAAAATGCAGAAAGGCGGCATGAAAGGCATGATGCGCAACATGCAGGGCATGATGGGCGGAATGGGAGGTATGGGCGGAGGCGGTGGCGGTTTCTTCGGTCGTTAA
- a CDS encoding cytochrome C assembly family protein codes for MDNLIAIVATLMYVLSIATIVPSLVNHTGIRAKSVFISAFLALVFHAWLLGDLILNVTGQNLSMLNVASLISFIISLVMSVAMFKTRLWFLLPVVYSFSAINVSAATFLPSTFITHLENDPKLLVHISLALFSYSTLSIGALYALQLAWLDYKLKKKKALAINPNLPPLLMVERQLFKIILIGNLLLTGTLITGWFFVQDMFAQGKAHKAILSFIAWVVYSILLWGHYQKGWRGRKVTWFAVAGATLLTLAYFGSRFVREIILS; via the coding sequence ATGGATAACTTAATCGCTATCGTTGCCACTCTAATGTACGTTTTATCGATCGCAACCATAGTGCCTAGCCTAGTCAACCACACAGGTATAAGAGCAAAGTCCGTTTTTATTTCTGCTTTCTTAGCACTTGTTTTTCATGCTTGGCTGCTTGGAGATCTGATTCTCAATGTCACTGGGCAAAACTTGAGTATGCTCAACGTTGCGTCACTGATTAGCTTTATTATCTCTCTAGTCATGAGCGTAGCGATGTTTAAAACTCGCTTATGGTTCTTGTTGCCTGTGGTTTATAGCTTTTCAGCTATTAATGTATCGGCCGCAACATTTCTACCGAGTACTTTCATTACGCACTTGGAAAACGACCCTAAACTGCTCGTTCATATATCACTGGCTCTGTTCTCGTACTCGACTTTGTCTATTGGCGCGCTCTATGCGTTGCAACTTGCTTGGCTCGATTACAAATTGAAAAAGAAAAAAGCTTTAGCAATTAACCCTAATTTGCCACCATTGCTTATGGTTGAACGCCAACTGTTTAAAATAATTCTGATTGGCAACTTGCTACTAACTGGTACTCTTATCACTGGTTGGTTTTTCGTTCAGGATATGTTTGCTCAAGGTAAAGCACACAAAGCGATACTTTCCTTTATAGCTTGGGTGGTTTACTCCATTTTACTTTGGGGCCATTACCAAAAAGGTTGGCGAGGAAGAAAGGTGACATGGTTTGCAGTTGCCGGTGCAACACTACTGACTCTGGCTTACTTTGGCAGCCGATTTGTCAGAGAAATTATCCTAAGCTGA
- a CDS encoding HlyC/CorC family transporter: MDDISTGILFALLACLIVISAYFSGSETGMMSLNRYRLKHLANTGHKGAKRVEKLLSRPDRLIGLILIGNNLVNILASAIATIIGMRLYGDYGVAIATGVLTLVVLVFAEVTPKTLAALFPEKVSYASSVLLTILMKVFAPLVVFVNFITNGFIRLLGVKNLSSGDDHLSSEELRTVVNEAGGLIPRRHQDMLLSILDLEHVTVNDIMIPRNEITGININDDWKSIVRQLTHSPHGRVVLYRDQIDEAVGILRLREASRFVLEKSELSKEIILRAADEIYYIPESTPLNVQLLKFQRNKERIGLVVDEYGDIIGLITLEDILEEIVGEFTTSIAPSLSEEITPQGDGSFLIEGSANIRDINKSLKWKLPTDGPRTLNGLILEHLEEIPESHISVKVANHPMEIVELEENRIKLVRVHPRKPKKV, translated from the coding sequence TTGGACGATATATCTACGGGTATTTTATTTGCGCTGCTTGCGTGTCTTATCGTTATTTCTGCCTATTTTTCCGGTTCTGAGACAGGCATGATGTCTCTCAACCGTTATCGTTTAAAGCACCTCGCCAACACAGGGCACAAAGGTGCAAAACGAGTTGAGAAATTACTTAGTCGTCCAGATCGTCTTATTGGCCTAATTCTTATCGGTAATAACCTCGTCAACATTCTCGCTTCTGCGATTGCGACGATTATCGGTATGCGTCTGTATGGTGACTACGGTGTTGCTATCGCAACAGGTGTGTTGACTCTTGTGGTACTTGTCTTTGCTGAAGTCACACCAAAAACATTAGCTGCGTTGTTCCCTGAGAAGGTCTCTTACGCAAGCAGTGTTCTGCTGACAATACTGATGAAAGTCTTTGCACCATTAGTCGTATTCGTAAACTTTATTACCAACGGTTTTATTCGTCTATTGGGCGTAAAAAACTTAAGCAGTGGCGATGATCATCTGAGTTCTGAAGAGCTTCGCACAGTCGTAAACGAAGCGGGCGGTCTTATTCCTCGTCGTCACCAAGATATGTTGTTGTCGATTCTTGACCTTGAGCACGTGACGGTGAATGACATTATGATTCCACGTAATGAAATTACAGGGATCAATATTAATGATGACTGGAAATCCATTGTTCGTCAGTTAACTCACTCTCCTCATGGTCGTGTAGTCTTGTATCGCGACCAAATAGATGAAGCCGTAGGTATCTTGCGTTTACGTGAAGCATCTCGCTTTGTGTTGGAGAAAAGTGAACTGAGCAAAGAGATCATCCTGCGAGCCGCTGATGAGATTTATTACATCCCCGAAAGCACACCGTTAAACGTTCAGCTACTTAAATTTCAACGTAATAAAGAGCGTATCGGTCTAGTCGTTGATGAATATGGCGATATTATTGGTTTGATTACTTTGGAAGATATTCTGGAAGAGATTGTGGGTGAGTTTACCACGTCTATTGCTCCAAGCTTATCTGAAGAAATCACGCCACAAGGTGATGGTAGCTTCCTTATTGAAGGCAGTGCCAACATTCGAGATATCAACAAGAGCCTGAAATGGAAACTTCCTACAGACGGTCCAAGAACGCTTAACGGTTTAATTCTGGAGCATCTTGAAGAGATCCCAGAAAGCCATATTAGCGTCAAAGTAGCCAATCATCCGATGGAAATTGTTGAGCTGGAAGAGAACCGTATTAAGCTGGTTCGAGTTCATCCTCGCAAACCGAAGAAAGTGTAA
- the luxS gene encoding S-ribosylhomocysteine lyase — translation MPLLDSFTVDHTRMNAPAVRVAKKMQTPKGDTITVFDLRFTMPNKAILSEKGIHTLEHLYAGFMRAHLNGSNVEIIDISPMGCRTGFYMSLIGTPTEQEVADAWLAAMQDVLKVESQNKIPELNEYQCGTAAMHSLEEAKEIAKTVIAAGISVNRNDELALPEDMLKELKID, via the coding sequence ATGCCATTATTAGACAGCTTTACGGTTGACCATACTCGAATGAATGCACCTGCGGTGCGCGTAGCTAAGAAAATGCAAACCCCTAAAGGCGATACCATTACTGTTTTTGACTTGCGCTTTACTATGCCAAACAAAGCGATTTTGTCTGAAAAAGGTATTCATACCCTTGAACATCTATATGCAGGTTTTATGCGTGCACACCTAAACGGTTCAAATGTAGAGATTATTGATATTTCACCAATGGGTTGCCGTACAGGTTTCTACATGAGCCTGATTGGTACACCAACTGAGCAAGAAGTGGCTGATGCTTGGCTTGCAGCAATGCAAGATGTGCTGAAAGTGGAATCTCAAAATAAGATCCCTGAACTTAATGAATACCAATGCGGTACAGCAGCAATGCACTCGCTAGAAGAAGCGAAGGAAATTGCTAAGACTGTTATCGCTGCGGGTATCAGTGTTAACCGTAACGATGAGTTAGCTTTGCCAGAAGATATGCTGAAAGAGCTGAAAATCGACTAA
- the gshA gene encoding glutamate--cysteine ligase, with amino-acid sequence MTNFAERLERVANKSKVFQQFGRGVERETLRYTSDGELALTPHPQSLGSALTNRWVTTDFSESLLEFITPVSNDVATLMSQLKDIHHFAQSKISDEKLWPLSMPCYVGSEDDINLAQYGSSNTGRMKTLYRAGLKKRYGSLMQIISGVHFNFSFPDSFWDALYGEQDESTRQDTKSEAYFALIRNYYRFGWLIPYFFGASPALCSSFIRGRETKLPFEKVGGTLYLPHSTSLRLSDLGYTNSAQSGLKIGFNGLNQYLEGLNRAIRTPSTEFAEIGVKVDGEYRQLNSNVLQIENELYAPIRPKRVAKSGEKPSEALARGGVEYIEVRSLDVNPFSPVGVTEQQVRFLDLFLTWAALSDSDPMDSCELECWRDNWNKVIVQGRQVGLELQIGCHGEKLSLQDWAKRVFADLRQIAEVMDAELGGNAYQQVCNELETWIDNPDKTLSAQLLEIVKTAGGLGKAGCALGTQYRQQNLEHQYQVYSKELMEEEVIRSAQEQLSIEQQDTLSFDEYLEQYFAYLK; translated from the coding sequence TTGACTAATTTTGCCGAGCGACTTGAACGAGTTGCAAATAAATCTAAAGTATTTCAGCAGTTTGGCCGTGGTGTTGAACGTGAAACATTACGCTATACATCAGATGGTGAGCTGGCTTTGACGCCACATCCTCAATCACTTGGCAGTGCTTTGACGAACCGTTGGGTCACAACAGATTTTTCAGAGTCTTTGCTGGAATTTATAACGCCAGTTTCTAATGATGTTGCAACGTTAATGTCACAATTGAAAGACATACATCATTTTGCTCAGTCTAAGATCAGTGATGAGAAATTGTGGCCGTTATCTATGCCTTGCTATGTGGGCAGTGAAGATGACATTAATCTTGCTCAATATGGCTCGTCGAATACTGGACGAATGAAAACTTTGTATCGCGCAGGTCTTAAAAAGCGTTATGGCAGCTTGATGCAGATTATCTCCGGCGTACATTTCAATTTCTCCTTCCCTGATTCGTTCTGGGACGCTCTGTATGGTGAGCAAGATGAAAGCACGCGTCAGGATACAAAATCGGAAGCCTACTTTGCGTTGATCCGTAATTACTATCGATTTGGATGGTTGATCCCGTATTTCTTTGGTGCATCGCCAGCACTCTGTTCATCCTTTATTCGTGGCCGCGAAACAAAGCTGCCATTTGAGAAAGTTGGTGGCACTTTGTATCTTCCACACTCAACGTCTCTGCGCTTGAGTGATTTAGGTTATACCAACAGTGCTCAGAGTGGGCTGAAAATCGGCTTCAACGGTTTAAATCAGTATCTTGAAGGATTGAACAGAGCAATCCGCACGCCTTCCACTGAGTTTGCCGAAATTGGTGTCAAAGTGGATGGTGAGTATCGTCAGCTCAACAGCAACGTTTTGCAAATTGAAAATGAACTGTATGCACCAATCCGCCCTAAACGAGTAGCGAAGAGTGGTGAGAAACCATCAGAAGCGTTAGCTCGAGGTGGTGTTGAATATATTGAGGTTCGCTCTCTGGATGTGAACCCGTTTAGCCCTGTGGGTGTAACAGAACAGCAAGTTCGATTCTTAGACTTGTTCTTAACATGGGCTGCGCTTTCAGACTCAGATCCTATGGACAGTTGTGAACTGGAATGTTGGAGAGACAACTGGAACAAAGTCATTGTTCAAGGCCGTCAAGTGGGTCTTGAGCTACAAATTGGCTGCCATGGTGAAAAACTATCGTTACAAGACTGGGCGAAGCGAGTGTTTGCTGATTTACGCCAAATTGCCGAAGTGATGGATGCCGAGCTTGGAGGTAATGCGTATCAGCAAGTGTGCAATGAGCTAGAAACGTGGATCGATAATCCTGACAAAACGTTATCGGCACAACTGCTAGAAATCGTAAAAACGGCCGGTGGTTTAGGTAAAGCTGGGTGTGCGTTAGGTACGCAATATCGTCAACAAAACCTTGAGCATCAATATCAAGTTTATTCAAAAGAGTTGATGGAAGAAGAGGTCATTCGTTCTGCTCAAGAACAACTCAGTATCGAACAACAAGATACGCTAAGTTTTGATGAGTATCTTGAACAGTATTTTGCTTATCTGAAATAA
- a CDS encoding M16 family metallopeptidase, translating into MRKIWAGAFSLIAIYGCSTQTKPEADLSSLPQGIHLVEQVEAASGKVMIPYSKYQLDNGLTVILSPDHSDPLVHVDVTYHVGSAREEVGKSGFAHFFEHMMFQGSKNVGDQEHFRLLTEAGGSLNGTTNRDRTNYYETVPANQLEKVLWLEADRMGFLLDAVSQRKFEIQRDTVKNERAQNYDNRPYGLMWEKMGEAIYPQGHSYSWQTIGYVEDLDKVDVNDLKAFFLRWYGPNNAVLTIGGDIDVDETLQWVNKYFGSIPKGPEVKNAKKQPAILPENRFITMEDRIQQPMVVIGWPTSYRGAGDQMSLDVLASVLGSGTNSYLYQNLVKTQKAVSAGSFHDCSELACNFYVFAMAPAGNKGQLAPLYKELMQTLDEFKSKGVEAERLEQITGMAEANSVFALQSVSGKVAQLAANETFYGQPDRIEDQLEQLRHVSPKTLTAAYNKYINGKNKVTLSIVPQGKTSFAVKKATFVTPERDLPEHQKISEQQLTFREVKDNFDRSVMPKVAEGVQARLPTLYDIYFNNGAELLGTKTSETPTVVIQFKLPAGERHVPRGKEGLANLTAAMMEQGSASRNVEEIQAQLDKLGSTISVNANTYSTSVVVSSLEKNLAETLSVIEEVLFQPGFKQDDFDRIKQQMIQGMVYQHQQPEWLASQATRQVLFGSSIFARSSDGTNDSIASLTLDDVKHFYRKHYTPNGAQIVVVGDISKQDIRKQLNFFANWKGEASPLIDPQIVPNLASKKVYLVDKPDAPQSVVRLVRRGLPFDATGELYLSQLANFNLAGNFNSRINQNLREDKGFTYGASSYFSSNREVGAVVFNAQVRADATLDSIIELQNEMAKFSEHGLTEQEMDFLRLAVGQQDALKYETPGQKTSLLSSILTYSLDRDYLQVRNEIVKRVDKVTLDRLAAKWFNPNDYQIIVVGDAKTLKPQLEKLTIPVEELEIIR; encoded by the coding sequence ATGAGGAAAATCTGGGCTGGAGCCTTCTCGTTAATCGCCATTTATGGCTGTAGTACTCAAACCAAACCAGAGGCTGATCTCTCCTCACTTCCTCAAGGCATTCACTTAGTTGAACAAGTTGAAGCAGCGTCCGGCAAAGTGATGATCCCTTATTCTAAATACCAGTTAGATAATGGATTAACCGTTATTCTTTCTCCGGATCATTCTGATCCGTTAGTGCATGTAGACGTTACTTATCATGTGGGCTCGGCTCGTGAAGAAGTTGGCAAATCAGGTTTTGCACACTTTTTTGAACACATGATGTTCCAAGGATCCAAGAATGTGGGTGACCAAGAACACTTTCGGCTGCTCACTGAAGCGGGCGGTTCCTTGAATGGCACAACTAACCGAGACCGGACGAATTATTATGAAACGGTACCGGCTAATCAACTGGAAAAAGTGCTGTGGTTAGAAGCGGATCGTATGGGTTTCTTACTTGATGCGGTCTCTCAACGTAAGTTCGAAATCCAGCGCGATACAGTGAAGAATGAGCGTGCGCAGAATTATGACAACCGTCCATATGGTCTTATGTGGGAGAAAATGGGTGAAGCCATTTATCCGCAAGGGCACTCATACTCTTGGCAGACAATCGGGTATGTCGAAGATTTGGATAAAGTCGATGTTAATGATTTAAAAGCGTTTTTCCTGCGCTGGTACGGTCCAAACAATGCTGTTTTGACTATCGGTGGTGACATTGACGTCGATGAAACGCTTCAATGGGTAAACAAATATTTTGGATCTATTCCTAAAGGTCCAGAAGTGAAAAATGCCAAAAAGCAGCCAGCGATTTTGCCTGAAAACCGCTTTATAACCATGGAAGACCGTATTCAACAGCCTATGGTGGTGATTGGCTGGCCGACGTCATATCGTGGTGCTGGTGATCAAATGTCTCTGGATGTTTTAGCCAGTGTTCTTGGGAGTGGAACTAACAGCTATTTGTACCAAAACTTAGTTAAAACTCAGAAGGCGGTCAGTGCTGGTTCTTTCCATGACTGTTCAGAGCTGGCGTGTAATTTCTACGTGTTTGCTATGGCCCCTGCTGGTAATAAAGGTCAGTTAGCGCCTTTATATAAAGAGCTTATGCAGACACTTGATGAGTTCAAATCGAAGGGCGTTGAGGCTGAGCGTTTAGAACAAATCACAGGAATGGCTGAAGCGAACTCGGTATTTGCTTTGCAGAGTGTGTCAGGAAAAGTGGCTCAGTTAGCGGCAAATGAAACCTTTTATGGTCAACCGGATCGTATTGAAGATCAACTGGAACAACTGCGCCATGTATCGCCAAAAACCCTCACAGCGGCATATAACAAGTACATTAATGGCAAAAATAAAGTCACGCTTAGTATTGTCCCACAAGGCAAGACAAGTTTTGCCGTGAAGAAGGCGACATTTGTTACACCTGAGCGTGATTTGCCAGAGCATCAAAAAATTTCTGAACAGCAGCTGACGTTCCGTGAAGTCAAAGATAATTTCGACCGTTCAGTTATGCCGAAAGTCGCAGAGGGAGTTCAGGCTCGCTTACCGACGTTGTATGACATTTACTTCAACAACGGTGCTGAACTGCTTGGAACCAAAACATCTGAAACTCCGACTGTGGTCATTCAATTTAAACTTCCGGCTGGTGAAAGGCATGTGCCGAGAGGTAAGGAAGGCTTAGCAAATCTAACCGCAGCCATGATGGAACAGGGCTCAGCATCAAGGAATGTAGAAGAGATTCAAGCGCAGTTGGATAAACTAGGCTCAACCATCAGCGTGAATGCGAATACCTATTCAACAAGTGTTGTGGTTTCTAGCTTGGAGAAGAATCTAGCTGAAACTTTGTCGGTCATTGAAGAGGTGTTATTCCAACCGGGCTTTAAACAAGATGATTTTGACCGAATCAAGCAGCAGATGATTCAAGGAATGGTCTATCAGCATCAGCAACCGGAATGGCTAGCATCGCAAGCAACTCGCCAAGTGTTGTTTGGTTCCTCGATTTTTGCTCGTTCCAGTGATGGTACCAATGATTCAATCGCCAGTTTGACCTTGGATGATGTGAAGCATTTCTATCGTAAACATTACACACCGAATGGTGCTCAAATCGTTGTCGTTGGGGATATTTCAAAACAGGATATTCGCAAACAGCTTAACTTCTTCGCCAATTGGAAGGGGGAAGCTTCGCCTCTGATTGATCCGCAAATTGTTCCTAACTTAGCCAGCAAAAAAGTTTATCTGGTGGATAAACCGGATGCGCCTCAATCAGTCGTTCGCCTAGTTAGACGCGGTTTACCGTTTGACGCAACGGGTGAACTTTACCTGAGCCAACTGGCAAACTTTAATCTTGCCGGCAATTTCAATAGTCGTATCAATCAGAATCTGCGTGAAGATAAAGGTTTTACCTACGGTGCGAGCAGTTACTTTTCCAGCAACCGAGAAGTGGGGGCTGTAGTGTTTAATGCTCAAGTCAGAGCAGATGCTACGTTAGACTCGATTATTGAGTTACAGAATGAAATGGCGAAGTTCAGCGAGCATGGTTTAACTGAGCAAGAAATGGATTTCTTACGTCTGGCTGTGGGGCAGCAAGATGCCTTGAAGTATGAAACTCCGGGGCAAAAAACCTCCTTATTGAGTAGTATATTGACCTACAGCTTGGATAGAGATTATCTACAAGTTCGTAATGAGATAGTAAAACGCGTTGATAAAGTGACACTAGATCGTTTAGCTGCGAAATGGTTTAATCCGAATGATTACCAGATTATCGTGGTCGGTGATGCAAAAACACTCAAGCCTCAACTAGAAAAATTAACAATTCCCGTAGAAGAGCTTGAAATCATCCGCTAG
- a CDS encoding YqaA family protein has protein sequence MIEFFNSLFTQFAQLFSDSALWVLFFGGFFSATLLPGGSEAALLATLALNQYSVFSVITIATLGNTLGGLVNYWLGLWLPNRTQQQKHGHKALAWLTKYGYWSLLFSWLPIIGDPLCLAAGWLRMKFLPSFVMILIGKALRYSILAVLFFF, from the coding sequence ATGATTGAGTTTTTTAACTCTCTTTTTACCCAATTTGCGCAGTTATTCTCTGATTCAGCATTATGGGTTCTCTTTTTTGGCGGCTTTTTTAGTGCAACTCTACTTCCCGGTGGTTCAGAAGCCGCTTTACTCGCTACTTTAGCGCTTAATCAATATTCCGTGTTTTCTGTCATTACAATCGCAACTTTGGGGAATACCCTTGGTGGCTTAGTCAACTATTGGTTAGGTTTATGGCTGCCGAATAGAACTCAGCAGCAAAAGCATGGTCATAAAGCTTTAGCTTGGCTAACTAAGTACGGTTACTGGTCTTTACTGTTTAGTTGGTTACCTATTATTGGCGATCCGCTTTGTTTAGCGGCCGGCTGGTTAAGAATGAAATTTTTACCTTCATTTGTCATGATTTTGATTGGCAAAGCGCTTCGATATTCCATTCTAGCCGTTCTTTTCTTTTTCTAA
- a CDS encoding NADP-dependent oxidoreductase, whose protein sequence is MENKQIAITQFGGPEVLSILSSPIPEPKAGEVLVRVAYSGINPIDVKTRAGLGWAAAQNKDNLPWVPGYDVAGQIIKVGEGVSRLQDGDNVAGFIGFPTQGGGYSQYVCVPEKELSLVPEAVTLEAAAVLPLAGQTAAQALNKAEVKEGDVVLILAGAGGVGHLAVQIAIAAKAEVYTTCSESNLDYLATLGAHAINYQFAPVSQRIEKVDVLIDLVGGDAALDALKCLNDNARVVTVPTLSAELICEKAKMLGFQATGMLVDPNPEQLDTMLYMVSVGLLKTEIQHIYPMDEVQQAHKQIETGHTRGKVLLDMK, encoded by the coding sequence ATGGAAAACAAGCAAATTGCTATTACCCAGTTTGGTGGGCCTGAAGTTTTATCAATATTATCGTCACCAATACCAGAGCCGAAAGCTGGCGAGGTATTAGTCCGTGTCGCATATTCTGGAATCAATCCGATTGATGTAAAAACACGGGCTGGTTTAGGTTGGGCTGCAGCTCAGAATAAAGACAATTTACCTTGGGTACCGGGCTATGATGTTGCAGGGCAGATTATAAAAGTCGGCGAGGGTGTTTCTCGTTTGCAAGATGGCGATAACGTTGCTGGTTTTATTGGTTTTCCTACTCAAGGTGGAGGTTATAGCCAATATGTTTGTGTTCCAGAAAAGGAACTGAGCCTGGTGCCTGAAGCGGTCACTTTAGAAGCCGCTGCCGTACTTCCTCTTGCGGGGCAAACTGCTGCTCAGGCTTTGAATAAAGCGGAAGTGAAAGAAGGTGATGTGGTACTGATTTTAGCGGGTGCTGGTGGTGTCGGGCATTTGGCTGTGCAGATAGCCATTGCTGCAAAAGCAGAGGTTTATACCACTTGCAGTGAAAGTAATCTGGATTATCTGGCTACTCTTGGTGCCCATGCGATTAACTATCAGTTTGCGCCTGTATCACAGCGTATTGAAAAAGTGGATGTATTGATCGACCTTGTTGGCGGAGATGCTGCTTTGGATGCGTTGAAGTGTCTAAATGACAATGCTCGTGTTGTCACTGTTCCGACATTAAGTGCTGAACTGATTTGTGAGAAAGCGAAAATGTTGGGTTTTCAAGCCACAGGTATGTTGGTAGATCCTAATCCTGAACAATTAGACACTATGCTATACATGGTTAGTGTTGGATTGCTAAAAACTGAAATTCAACACATTTATCCTATGGATGAAGTTCAACAAGCCCACAAACAAATAGAAACGGGTCATACACGAGGCAAGGTTTTGTTAGATATGAAATGA